The window GCTTGCAGAGGCCACTACCTTCGGGTTCACGAGCGCCATCTGGGCGGTGGTTCTGTCCGCACTCATCCTGCATGAGGCGGTAGGGCGTTGGCGGTGGAGCGCGGTCGCTCTGGGCTTTACCGGCGTGATCGTCATCGCCCAGCCAGGACTTGGAGGGGCAGATGCGATACCCCTGTTCGGTGCGCTGGTTTCGCTGGGGGCGGCATTCATGATTGCACTGATTTCCATCCTGATCCGCGATCTCGCCGCGACCGAGCATCCAGTTTCCATCGTGTTCTGGTTCAGCGCGTTCTCGCTGCCGATCCTGCTGGTCCCGATGATGCTCACGGCGCAGGCCGCAACCGCCTACCAGTGGGCACTGCTGGGCGGATTGGCGGCAAGCGGACTTGCCGGGCAATTGCTGCTGACAGCTGCATTACGGTTCGGCGCGGTGTCGAGTGTGATCGTGATGGATTATTCCGCGCTGTTATGGGCGACCTTGTTCGGCTGGGCCGTGTTCGACCGACTGCCGGTGGCCGCGATATGGGCCGGCGCGCCGCTTATCATTAGCGCAGGGCTTATAATTGCATGGCGCGAACACCGGCTGGCGAGGGAGCGTGCCGGAAGAGCTGCGACAGCACTTTCAGTGTAAAGCGAGCGATCCGGCAAAAGTCGGGAACGGAATGGTGTGTGATACGTTTTCGCTTCCAATCGGTGGTTTACCCTCAAGGAGTACTAATATGATCAAGAAATTCCTCCTCGCCGCGAGCATTGGCGCGATGGCCCTGACCGCAACCGCCTGCAACACTGTCCGCGGTGCCGCTGCCGACGTCGATTCCGTTGCTGACGAAGTCGATGAAGCAATCTGATTTCAGCTAATTTTCGGTTCTTGACAGAGCCGCAACGAAACGCCCGCCCGTCAAACGGCGGGCGTTTTGCGTTCGGATCACCTTGCTGCCTTGCGATATGTGAGCATAATGTTGTTCGCGGGCATCGTATGACGCGCCGTCCGCAGCATCCGCTGGTCTAATGCCAAAGCATCCACCGTTGCCGTATCACGCAAACCCCAGCGGGGATCGCGCGCACGCAGGCTGGCGTCGAACGCAAGATTCGATGCGACTGTGTCCAGGTCCGCTTCGATATACGGACCATACAGGACCAGCGGGCCGTCGCCTGCCAGTAGCCGTGCCGCGCCGCCGAACAATCCCTCCGTCGCGGCCCATGGGCTGATATGCACCATGTTGATGCACAGCACAGCGGCAAACGGACCGCCAGGCCAGTCAGTCATGGCGCCAGCAGTATCGAGCGTGATCGGTTCTCGCAGATTGGCCAGCCCGCTCTCCTCGGCCCATTCCGCAATTCCCGCCATGGCGGACTGGTCCATATCGCTGGGCTGCCAGGTAAGGTGGGGGAAGGCGCGCGCAAACCGGACCGCGTGTTCGCCCGTGCCGCTCGCGACTTCCAGCACCGTGCCGGTTTGCGGCAGTTCTTCGGCGAGCACCGCTGTAATGGCTGCCCCGTTACGGGCTGCGGCGGGCGCATGGCGTTTCATCCTAAAGTCGCGGTTTCGATTGCTTGCGCGGATGGAGCGCACGCGCGCGCCGTTCTCGCAGCAGCAGCCAGACAAACAGCCCCAGCGGGCCTGCCAGCAGGGTGGCCGCAAGCACCGGGGCCTGCAGCCAACGCGAAAACCCCTTCGCATCGGCGTCCCGCGCAATCCACAAGCCGACAAAGAGGTCAAAGGCGAGGTAGTGCATCCAGCCGACAACGACACCGCCATCGCTGGCGAAAATTGCGCGCACGCCTTCGATGCTGGAGAAGTTGCCGCCTTGGCCAGCGGCTCCAGGGTCTAACGCGCCGCTAACGATTCCCGCCAGTCCCAAAGTGTATGCCAGGCACAAAAGCCCGACGCCTGCATAAAGGACGAAGGCGAGCGGAAATGGCTTTCGCGGCAACAGGATCAGGATGATCCAGCAGGCCAGCGCCAGCATGTTGGCAAATCCGAACAGAGCGTCCCACATCGCGTCAGCCTCCTGTGTCCGCAATGTCGGCGGCGATTGCGGGAAGGCTGTTTGCCGCCCGGCGGATCGCGTCATTGTCATGCTTGAACCGGCCTGCTGCATGACGTTTGGCCAGTGCCAGAACCGCATCCGCCACCATCCGCGCATCAATTGACCGCACTGCGCGATATTTGCCGTGCAGGAACAGGTCGGTAATGGGGGCAAGCATCATGCCCAGCCGTTCCGCCGGACGCCGGTCATCCGAACGCGGCCCTTTCAACAAGCCCGGGCGCACGATGTCGAGCCGCTTGAAGCCGGTCTTCATCAAAGCTTGTTCGGCCTCACCCTTCACTTTTAGATAGAAATTGTTCGATGCCGCGTTGGCCATGGTCGAGCTGATTGAAATGAACCGTTCGACGCCGAACTGATGCGCGGCTGCGGCCACTGCCAGCACGAGATCGTGATCCACAGCGCGAAATGCCGCTTCATCCTTGCCCGCCTTGTTCCAGGTGGTGCCCAGCGCGTTGACCACCACGTCCGGGCGGACCGATTCCAACACTTCGCTCCAGTTCGCAGGATCGGCCACCACCATTTCCATTCGTGCACCGGCTGGCAATTCCGCCTCCCGCCGAGCCAGCGCTACCAGCTGGAAATCGGCTCGGCCGGTGCAGGCTTCCATGATCCGCGAGCCGACCAGGCCCGTCGCGCCGACCAGCAGGATCTTTTCAGCAGCAGGGCCGCCTGCGGAAGAAGGTTTAGACATTTCGCAATCCTTCGGGAGCCGCGCCGAACAGCACCTCGTAGCGATCGATGGCGAACCGGTCGGTCATGCCGGCGATGAAGTCCGCAATATGGCGGCTTCGCTGCGGCTCGTCCTGCGGCAAGTGGGCAGTCCATTCATCACCCATCAGGGCCGGATCGGCAGCGTAGGCATCGAACAACCGCGCAATAATCTGTGTGGCGCGTGCTGCCGTGCCGGTCTGTTCGGGATGGTAATAAAGCTTGTCGTACAAGAACGCCTTCAACGCCCGTTCGTTCGCAGCCATGGCAGGCGAAAATCCCGCCAGCATCGTGCCTGCACCGCGGATATCGCCAATCGAACCGGCGCCCTTCACCGCCTGTCCCGTGTGGGCAAGCAGATCGTTCACCATCAGCCCGATCTGGCCGCGCACCAGTTCGCGCAGTTTGCGGTCATGCGGTGCGTCGGGGAACCGCCGTTCGACGGTCCGCCATTGCTCGGCCACGAAATCAAGACCGAGCAAATCGTTCAGTTGCAGAAAACCAGCGCGCAGCCCGTCATCGATGTCGTGATTGTCATACGCGATGTCGTCGGCCAGCGAAGCGACTTGCGCTTCGAGCGAAGGATGCTGCGCCAATTCCATCGGGTAAGCAGCGTCCAGTTCCGCCAGCGCCCAGCCCGGCTGAAGGACCGGGCCGTTATGTTTTGCCAGCCCTTCCAACAACTCCCATGTCAGGTTCAGCCCGTCGTGGCCGGGATAGGGGCTTTCCAGCCGCATCAAGGTGCGCAGGGTCTGCGCGTTGTGATCGAAGCCTCCTGCGCTTTGCATGGCGGCTCCCAGTGCTTCCTCCCCGGCATGGCCGAAGGGGGGATGGCCGATATCGTGGGCCAAACATAGCGCCTCGGTCAGATCCTCGTCCAGCTTCAGCGCGCGGGCGATGACGCGGCCGATCTGCGCGACTTCCAGACTGTGCGTCAGGCGAGTGCGGTAATGATCGCCATCGGGGCTGACGAATACCTGCGTTTTGGATCGCAGCCGGCGGAAGGCGATCGAATGGATGATGCGATCGCGATCGCGCTGGAATTCGCTGCGCGGCCCGCGCGTTTCCAACCCGCCCGAAACACTCGTACTCGTAGAGAATTCACGCCCTTTGCTGGCGGCGGGATCGGCGGCGAAGGGTGCTCTTTCCATGTGCCCACACGATTAGGCTGGGCATGGAATGCGGGCAACAGGAACAGGTTGGCAACATGGGCCGCCGGTCACGAAAAACGGTCCGGTCGCGGCGAAAGCAAGTTTCGGCCGGAGGCTTCAGTCGCTGCCGAGCAGCCAGTCAGTCGCCTTTTCGCAATGGATGCGCGTGGAATCGAAGATCGGCAGCACGTTGGCTTTCACATCGACCACCATTTCCAGTTCCGTACAGGCCAGCACAATCGCATCGGCCCCGTCCTGTTCCTTGCGCGTGATGATGGTGCGCAAGGCGCGTTCCGCATCGCGCGTGACCCGGCCCAGCACCAGTTCTTTGTAGATGATGGAATCCACCATCTCGACCACATCCATGTCGGGCGGCAGCAGGTCCACACCATGCGCCACCAGTCGGCGGCGGTAGAAGCTTTCGGTCATCACAGTGCGCGTGCCAATTAATGCGGCGCTCTTCACACCCTTCTCTTCCATTGCCTCGCCCACGCAATCGGCAATGTTGATGACGGGCACGGAAACCTGTTCCTGCACTGCGTCATAGACGCGGTGCATGGAGTTGGCGCAGATAATGATTGCGCCGGCACCCGCCTGTTCCAGACGTTTGGCCGAGGCGGAGATGGTCGACGCGGCGCGGTCCCAATCGTCCGCATCGCTGAGATTGTAGAGGTCTTCGAACGACAGGCTTTCGATCAGCAGCGGCGCGCTGGCCGTCTGCGGACCGCGTTGCTGCACCAGCCGGTTGATGTTTTCGTAATAGGTGCGGGTGGCAATCCAGCTCATCCCGCCAATCATTCCAAGCTTGCGCAAGATAAGCCCCCAAATTCGGTAAATATCAGGTTACGTCGCCTATTCGGGACATTGATCCCAACAACTTCACGAAAGGTGAACGACGCGCGCGTCAGCCGGTTCCGATTTCGTTTTCCGGCCGGGGTTCAGGCGCGGCGGAACGCGGCCGATAGACTGTGCTTTCCAGCCACGCGCGCAAATCCCGCACGCTGCGCTTCGGCGCCTCCTCCATTGGCAGATGACCAATGCCCGGATAGGATACCAGCGTCGCATTCGGCAGTGTCCGGGCGTACCACTGCCCGGCAGCGAAAGGGATCAAAGCGTCCTCCTCGCCCCACATAACCAAGGTGGGAACACTGGTCATCGCCACATCGCGCGGCTTGAAAACGTGCCAACCGTTCGAGAACCTTTCCAACGTGGCCTGACGATTGCCAGGATAACGGAGCAGTTCCCAGTACCGGTCCACCGCTTCCGGCGTGACGATGTCCTGGTTGGACACAGATTGGGACAGGCTTGCCGCAATCATCGACCGCGGGGTAATCTGGGTAATGAGGTTGCGAATGACCGGCGTGGCCGCAACGGTAAAGCCAATGTTCCCGCCCTCGTCTTCCTCGCGCCTTATAGGCGCACCGCCTGCATCGACCAGCACTAGGCCGGCAAGTTTTTCAGGGTGCTTCATCGCATAGCCCATTGCAATCGAGCCGCCCATTGAATTGCCTGCCAGCACGAAACGGTCCAAACCTAAATGGCCGACCACCCGGTCCAACTGCGCCACAAACGCGTCGTTGGAATAATCGCCATCGGGCGCTGGACCGGTCAGGCCGTGGCCGATCTGGTCGAAGCGGATGACACGATAATCGTCCTTCAGCCGGGCGACCCATGCTTGCCACGTGTGCAGGTCGGAATTCGATCCATGAAGCAGGACGATCGTTCCAACCACTCGCTTGGCATCCGGTGTCGCTTCATCGCGCAGATGCACTGTCAGGCCATCGCCAATCGGGATGAATTGCGATGGCGCACGCCCATATTTGGCGCGCATTTCAGCAGGATCGGTATCCGGCGTCCGGAAAAACAGGAAAGCCGAAACCAGCAATATCGCCAGCAAGACCGTGATGCGAAGAGCCCATTTCATCATCGGTTCGCTACCCCTTCAAACGCGCGAAAACTTACAGAGAACCGCGCGGGCCGACCTAACTCCCGGCAGTCATTTCCGCGATCCACCGTTCCACGGCCAGCACACCGTCATTGTCAATCGTTGCCTTGCCCAGTTCCGGCATGGCAACACCCGCCTCCTCGCTACGCATTCGGTGAACCAAGATCGACTGGTCGGGCGAACCCGGCACGATATCGAATTCCAGCCCGCCCGATCCGCGTCCGGCGGCGACGGGGCGCTTGTTCACGCCGAACAGCTCCTCCGCCGATTGCTCCCAGCGCAGGTCCAGCCCGCTATTGGAAGCGGTAGCCTTCGGGCGGTGGCAATGTGCGCAGTTCACGTCGAGATAGGCGCGCGCCGCCTTGCCGGCATCGGCGGCGGCCCAGTTTTCCCACAAGGGCAATTGATCATGCCCCTCCGGTATTTCATTCAACCGTCCCGCAGCGACGAAGTCCTCAAGCCATACGGCGGACAAATTGCGCGCCTTGGGGCCGATCGGCACGACTTCGCCCGCCAGTCCGTGGCATTCCTTGCACTGGTTCTTGTTGGGAATGCGGTAACTAATCTGGCGGCCTTCCGGCGTGGTGACAGGCACGCGCCCGCCCGCCAGCGCGAGACGCGCCTCGGTCTGCGCGTCGTTCCATTTGTAGGGCAGCGCCAGCCAGCCATCCTCACGGTGCAGCAACACGCGGGTCTCGATCAGGCGGCGATCCGCCCCTTCGCCGAACGCGAATGTCTTGATGAGCGCGGTGCCGACCGGTAGCTTCAGCAGCCCCTCGCCATCTGCGACCGCCTGCTTGCCATCGGGGATGTAGGCAAAGCGCAGCTTGGCCGCGCCATCGGAATAGAGCGGGGTGTTGAGGCGGTAGGGTGTAACACCCGCTTTCGGGATGTGCGCCGTCAGGTCCGCGAAGAACCCGTATTCGGAAAGGGTGCGCGGTATGCCGTCCATTACGGCCGCGTCGGAAACTGCGGCAGGTTCCGCCCCGCGCGCCATAGTGCCGGCCGCGATACTACCGCCAAGCGCGAGCCCGGCTGCCAGCAATAAAGGCCCGCCCCAACGCATCAGAGCGCCAACCGCGCTTCCAGTTCGGATGGCGCGCCAATGCTGTCGTCACGCGCCGCGCCATCGGGTGCGCTTACTTTTAGCGGTGCGGGCTGAGCCGTCGCCAGGTCCTGCCCCGGCTTCGTCAGTCCCATCGTCCAGCCCTGCGTTCGCGGCGCCACACGCAGCGCGTCCACATCGCTGCTGTTTCCGTCCCACATCACCGGGGGCAACGCGCCGCCGAATGCTGCCAGCAGCTGTTCCTTGCCATCGATCTGCGGATCGGTGCCATTGCGGGCAAACACATTGGTGCCGACCACGACATTGCGGGGATACGGATTGTAGCTGTCATCGTCATAAGTAAGCGGATAGGCGATTACCATCACCGCGCTGGTCGGGTTGTCGGTAACGATATTGCCTTCGACGAACACATCGTCGTTCGCCATGATCAGGATACCCGTGCCGCGCCGCACGCTGCCCACGATATTGCCCGGCGGCGCAAAGTTCGGTTCGTCGTTCGCCACCACCAGATTGCGCCGCACGATCACATTGCCGCCGCCCATAACGGGCAGGTTAGGCAGGTCGAACACCAGGATACCGCCCGTGTTGCGGGTGGCGAGGTTGTTTTCCACAATGGCATCGCGGCTGTTCTCAATCTCGATCCCGGCCACATTAGCTTCGGCAATGGAGTTGCGCACAGTGATGCGGGTGGACTGGCCCACATAGATGCCGGCATCAGACGCGCCCGATACCTTTACGCCGTCGATCAATACTCCGGTGCTTTCAACGGGATAGATCGCATAGGCGCCGTTGCCGCTATCCGGGCCGTTCGTCCATTCGACCCGGACGCGGTGGTAAATGATATTGTCGGCCCCCTTGGACTTGATACCGTCACCCTTGGGGTTTTCCATACCGAAGTCGCGCAGGGTCACGTTGTCGGACGTGACCAGCATTCCCTCCCCCGCGCCTGCCTGGGAAGTGAAATCGAGCACGGTTTCATCCATTCCCGCGCCGCGCACGGTGACGTTGTCGACATCCAGACTGAGGCCGTCCATCAGCACGAAGCGCCCCGCACCCAGCACCACCTCGTCGCCCGGCTCGGCCAGGATCAGCGCCTCCTGCAACCGCTCAGCCGCGCCTTCGCCGGCCGCGACTTCATGAGTGGCGGCGTAAGCGGCGGGCGCGCAGAAAACTGCCAAAACGGCGGCGCTTGCAAAAATCGAGCGTATCATGGAACTCTCCCTTGCGCATTATGCGGCGAAATGCGCTTAATCCCCTATGAATTGTGTGGGGTTGTGTTAACTTGCCGCCGAACGCGTGCACAGGCCTTAGCACATAAACAGGTCAGATACTTGAATAGGCCAGACACTTGAATAGGGGAGTCACTATGCTCGACAGATATCGTTTCGATCAAGATGTCGCGATGAATATCGCCGAGAAGGCGCTTTACGCCATCGGCATACTCATTGTTACATGGGTTCTGGCGAAAATCGCCAAATGGGCTTTTGCCAAACTGGTCGATAATGTTGCCTTTTTCCAGCGCGGTACGGCCAGCGGGGCCAGCATCGGCACCTCGCTCGGCAAGATCGTTTCGCTCCTGATCTGGCTGTTCGGCCTAATCGCGATCCTGAACGTTCTCGGACTCGGCGTCGTGGGCGGACCAATCAACAGCCTGCTTGAGAACATTGTCGATTTCATTCCCAACCTTATCGGTGCGGGCCTGATCTTCTTCATCGGTTTGATGGTGGCGCGTATTGCGCGTGACCTGGTGGTCACCACGATGCAGACGCTCGACGTCGATCGCTGGGCCAATCGCGGCGGTGTGGATGAAGCCACCGGCAACACCACGATTTCCAAGACCATCGGCACGATCGTCTATGTCCTGATCGTGATCCCGGTCGCCATCGCGGCGCTGGAAGCATTGGATATCGCCAGCATTTCCGGCCCGGCGAGCAATATGCTCAACATGATCCTGTCGGCCATTCCGAACATCATCGCTGCGGCAGTCCTGCTTGGTATCGGTTATGTGATCAGCCGTTTCGTGGTGCAGATCCTGAAGGAAGTGCTGCCGGGCCTCGGCGTCGACCGCGCTATGGCTTCGGCCGGGTTCGTTCCGGAAACCACATCGGCTTCGAACGTCCTGGCGCGCATCGCGCAGATTGCCATCATGCTGGTCGCGGCGATCGCGGCCACGCGGGCTTTGGGCTTTCCGGAACTGACGCTGCTGCTCGGGGAAATTCTCGAACTGGGCGGTCAGGTCATCTTCGGTGCCGTCGTGATTGGCGTTGGTTTCATGCTGGCAAATCTGCTCGCACGGATGATTAGCGACACCGGCGAACCCGGCCTTGGCGGGATCATCGTCAAATATGCCACCATCGTGCTGTTCACGTTCATGGGCCTTAGCTTCATGGGTGTCGGCGATGAAATCGTGCAGATGGCCTTTGCCGCGCTGGTTATCGGCGGGGCGGTTGCAGCCGCGCTCGCCTTCGGCCTCGGTGGCCGCGAATGGGCTGGTCGCAAGCTGGAACAGATCGACGATAAGGCCAAGGAAAAGGTTTCGTCGTCCGGTTCCGGCAACCTGGGCAGCACGACTGCCAAGCCTGCTGCGAAGCCTGTCGCTCCCAAGAGCGACAAGCCGCTGCCGCCGGGCGCATAGGCCAGCCGCCCGATCAGGGCGCTAAGCCGCCGCCATCTTCCCTGATGGCGCACAAAAAGTTAGGGGCGCGGGATGACCATCCTGCGCCCCGCTTTTTTGTCCGACGCCCAGCCGTTGGCCACGCTTGGCCGCGACAGTTTTTGCGCCGCCTTCGCGCATCTGTACGATCCTGCCGATCTCGATACATTTCTGAAACAGGTTTACGCGCCGGAGGTGGTGGCAAAAGAGATCGCCGACGATTTTTGCATCCACCAGCTCGCTGCCGTATCCGACAAACCCGACGCAAAGCTGCTTGGTTTCTGCAAGATGCGCGATCCCAGCTGGTATGCCGATGACAGCAACGCCGCCAACCCCATCGCGCTAGGCCAGCTTTACACCGATCCCGCTGCCACCGGACAGGGCATCGGGGCCGGGCTGATGGACTGGGCGCTCGATCTCGCCCGCAGTCGCGGCCACGATGCCATCCAGCTATCAGTCTGGAGCGAGAACACGCGCGCCCAGAAGTTCTACCAGCGTTATGGTTTCGCCAAGATCAAGGACATCGAGTTCTGGGTCGGTAATACTTGCGACGCGGAATTCCTGTACGAATTGCGCTTGTAAGGAGAAACCGCAAAGCGCGGTGTAACCAATCGTCCAGCAACGGCGAAAGCCAAAGCAAGACCGCGCATAACGCCGCCTGCATGTGTGCAGCGAACAGTTGGAGGACCAGGCCGTGATTGCAGACGAAGCCACGCTGGCCCGCCTCATGGCCGCTTCGCAACAGGGCGATCGCAATGCGTATACTGTCCTGCTGGAAGAGGCGCAGCGCTGGCTCACCCGCTATTTCCGACGCAAACTGCCGCCGCAGCAGGTCGACGATCTGGTGCAGGACGTTCTGATCGCAGTGCATCAGAAACGCGCCACTTGGGATAGCAGCCGCGCCTTCCTGCCGTGGCTGGCGGCCATCGCGCGCTATCGCTGGATCGATCATCTACGCAAGGTTTACCGCGTCGAAACGCGCAGTCTGGACGGCAACGAACCGGAAACGGAAAGTGACGAGGACAGCGTAATCGCCCGCCTCAGCCTCGACCGATTGTTCGAAAACCTTCCCATCGCCCAGGCCGAAGCAATCGAAATGGTCAAGGTGGAGGGACTGTCCATCCGCGAGGCCTCACAGCGCAGCGGACAAGGCGAAAGCCTGATCAAGGTAAACATCCATCGCGGCCTCAAGAAACTGGCCAAAATCGTCGAAAAGGCAGACTGACGATGAACGACACTACTCCCCGCCGCGGCACTCCCCGGACCGAAGAATCCGGAACATCCGGCGTGCTGATCGACAGTTTGGCGGAATCTCTCACACCTGTGCGTCCCATGCGTATGGTGGAAGGCGCTGCCATGCTTGTGCTGGCCGCTGTCGCCACGGTACTGGGCGTGTCGCTGATTTCCGGTCTGTGGAACGGCGGCTTGACCGGTGCCGCCTCCCCCTTCTTCTACATCGTCAACGGATTGCTGTTGGTGCTCGGTCTGGCCAGCGCTAGCACCGCCCTGCGGCTTGCATTCCCGCGTGTCGGCAACCGTCATGACGGGCCGCTATGGGCAATGGCAATGGTGGCGATCCTGCCATTGGTCGCGATCCTGACGCTGGCAGTAGGCGATGGCGGCATCAGTGTGGTCGTGCAGTTCCCTTA of the Alteripontixanthobacter maritimus genome contains:
- a CDS encoding DMT family transporter, whose protein sequence is MLALGIRLAAIFVLSVMLVLVKLASEAGLHLAEILFWRQLPTIPMLLLWLGARRSLGLLRSRRMGKHALRAVIGLIGMGLNFGAVTLLPLAEATTFGFTSAIWAVVLSALILHEAVGRWRWSAVALGFTGVIVIAQPGLGGADAIPLFGALVSLGAAFMIALISILIRDLAATEHPVSIVFWFSAFSLPILLVPMMLTAQAATAYQWALLGGLAASGLAGQLLLTAALRFGAVSSVIVMDYSALLWATLFGWAVFDRLPVAAIWAGAPLIISAGLIIAWREHRLARERAGRAATALSV
- a CDS encoding DUF938 domain-containing protein → MKRHAPAAARNGAAITAVLAEELPQTGTVLEVASGTGEHAVRFARAFPHLTWQPSDMDQSAMAGIAEWAEESGLANLREPITLDTAGAMTDWPGGPFAAVLCINMVHISPWAATEGLFGGAARLLAGDGPLVLYGPYIEADLDTVASNLAFDASLRARDPRWGLRDTATVDALALDQRMLRTARHTMPANNIMLTYRKAAR
- a CDS encoding ABA4-like family protein, producing MWDALFGFANMLALACWIILILLPRKPFPLAFVLYAGVGLLCLAYTLGLAGIVSGALDPGAAGQGGNFSSIEGVRAIFASDGGVVVGWMHYLAFDLFVGLWIARDADAKGFSRWLQAPVLAATLLAGPLGLFVWLLLRERRARALHPRKQSKPRL
- a CDS encoding NAD(P)H-binding protein yields the protein MSKPSSAGGPAAEKILLVGATGLVGSRIMEACTGRADFQLVALARREAELPAGARMEMVVADPANWSEVLESVRPDVVVNALGTTWNKAGKDEAAFRAVDHDLVLAVAAAAHQFGVERFISISSTMANAASNNFYLKVKGEAEQALMKTGFKRLDIVRPGLLKGPRSDDRRPAERLGMMLAPITDLFLHGKYRAVRSIDARMVADAVLALAKRHAAGRFKHDNDAIRRAANSLPAIAADIADTGG
- a CDS encoding deoxyguanosinetriphosphate triphosphohydrolase; translated protein: MERAPFAADPAASKGREFSTSTSVSGGLETRGPRSEFQRDRDRIIHSIAFRRLRSKTQVFVSPDGDHYRTRLTHSLEVAQIGRVIARALKLDEDLTEALCLAHDIGHPPFGHAGEEALGAAMQSAGGFDHNAQTLRTLMRLESPYPGHDGLNLTWELLEGLAKHNGPVLQPGWALAELDAAYPMELAQHPSLEAQVASLADDIAYDNHDIDDGLRAGFLQLNDLLGLDFVAEQWRTVERRFPDAPHDRKLRELVRGQIGLMVNDLLAHTGQAVKGAGSIGDIRGAGTMLAGFSPAMAANERALKAFLYDKLYYHPEQTGTAARATQIIARLFDAYAADPALMGDEWTAHLPQDEPQRSRHIADFIAGMTDRFAIDRYEVLFGAAPEGLRNV
- a CDS encoding aspartate/glutamate racemase family protein; translation: MIGGMSWIATRTYYENINRLVQQRGPQTASAPLLIESLSFEDLYNLSDADDWDRAASTISASAKRLEQAGAGAIIICANSMHRVYDAVQEQVSVPVINIADCVGEAMEEKGVKSAALIGTRTVMTESFYRRRLVAHGVDLLPPDMDVVEMVDSIIYKELVLGRVTRDAERALRTIITRKEQDGADAIVLACTELEMVVDVKANVLPIFDSTRIHCEKATDWLLGSD
- a CDS encoding alpha/beta fold hydrolase, whose translation is MMKWALRITVLLAILLVSAFLFFRTPDTDPAEMRAKYGRAPSQFIPIGDGLTVHLRDEATPDAKRVVGTIVLLHGSNSDLHTWQAWVARLKDDYRVIRFDQIGHGLTGPAPDGDYSNDAFVAQLDRVVGHLGLDRFVLAGNSMGGSIAMGYAMKHPEKLAGLVLVDAGGAPIRREEDEGGNIGFTVAATPVIRNLITQITPRSMIAASLSQSVSNQDIVTPEAVDRYWELLRYPGNRQATLERFSNGWHVFKPRDVAMTSVPTLVMWGEEDALIPFAAGQWYARTLPNATLVSYPGIGHLPMEEAPKRSVRDLRAWLESTVYRPRSAAPEPRPENEIGTG
- a CDS encoding SO2930 family diheme c-type cytochrome; the protein is MRWGGPLLLAAGLALGGSIAAGTMARGAEPAAVSDAAVMDGIPRTLSEYGFFADLTAHIPKAGVTPYRLNTPLYSDGAAKLRFAYIPDGKQAVADGEGLLKLPVGTALIKTFAFGEGADRRLIETRVLLHREDGWLALPYKWNDAQTEARLALAGGRVPVTTPEGRQISYRIPNKNQCKECHGLAGEVVPIGPKARNLSAVWLEDFVAAGRLNEIPEGHDQLPLWENWAAADAGKAARAYLDVNCAHCHRPKATASNSGLDLRWEQSAEELFGVNKRPVAAGRGSGGLEFDIVPGSPDQSILVHRMRSEEAGVAMPELGKATIDNDGVLAVERWIAEMTAGS
- a CDS encoding parallel beta-helix domain-containing protein, with amino-acid sequence MIRSIFASAAVLAVFCAPAAYAATHEVAAGEGAAERLQEALILAEPGDEVVLGAGRFVLMDGLSLDVDNVTVRGAGMDETVLDFTSQAGAGEGMLVTSDNVTLRDFGMENPKGDGIKSKGADNIIYHRVRVEWTNGPDSGNGAYAIYPVESTGVLIDGVKVSGASDAGIYVGQSTRITVRNSIAEANVAGIEIENSRDAIVENNLATRNTGGILVFDLPNLPVMGGGNVIVRRNLVVANDEPNFAPPGNIVGSVRRGTGILIMANDDVFVEGNIVTDNPTSAVMVIAYPLTYDDDSYNPYPRNVVVGTNVFARNGTDPQIDGKEQLLAAFGGALPPVMWDGNSSDVDALRVAPRTQGWTMGLTKPGQDLATAQPAPLKVSAPDGAARDDSIGAPSELEARLAL
- a CDS encoding mechanosensitive ion channel; translation: MLDRYRFDQDVAMNIAEKALYAIGILIVTWVLAKIAKWAFAKLVDNVAFFQRGTASGASIGTSLGKIVSLLIWLFGLIAILNVLGLGVVGGPINSLLENIVDFIPNLIGAGLIFFIGLMVARIARDLVVTTMQTLDVDRWANRGGVDEATGNTTISKTIGTIVYVLIVIPVAIAALEALDIASISGPASNMLNMILSAIPNIIAAAVLLGIGYVISRFVVQILKEVLPGLGVDRAMASAGFVPETTSASNVLARIAQIAIMLVAAIAATRALGFPELTLLLGEILELGGQVIFGAVVIGVGFMLANLLARMISDTGEPGLGGIIVKYATIVLFTFMGLSFMGVGDEIVQMAFAALVIGGAVAAALAFGLGGREWAGRKLEQIDDKAKEKVSSSGSGNLGSTTAKPAAKPVAPKSDKPLPPGA
- a CDS encoding GNAT family N-acetyltransferase → MTILRPAFLSDAQPLATLGRDSFCAAFAHLYDPADLDTFLKQVYAPEVVAKEIADDFCIHQLAAVSDKPDAKLLGFCKMRDPSWYADDSNAANPIALGQLYTDPAATGQGIGAGLMDWALDLARSRGHDAIQLSVWSENTRAQKFYQRYGFAKIKDIEFWVGNTCDAEFLYELRL
- a CDS encoding sigma-70 family RNA polymerase sigma factor → MIADEATLARLMAASQQGDRNAYTVLLEEAQRWLTRYFRRKLPPQQVDDLVQDVLIAVHQKRATWDSSRAFLPWLAAIARYRWIDHLRKVYRVETRSLDGNEPETESDEDSVIARLSLDRLFENLPIAQAEAIEMVKVEGLSIREASQRSGQGESLIKVNIHRGLKKLAKIVEKAD
- a CDS encoding NrsF family protein, with product MNDTTPRRGTPRTEESGTSGVLIDSLAESLTPVRPMRMVEGAAMLVLAAVATVLGVSLISGLWNGGLTGAASPFFYIVNGLLLVLGLASASTALRLAFPRVGNRHDGPLWAMAMVAILPLVAILTLAVGDGGISVVVQFPYGLGCAAAAIAASTISAAALFAFLKRGAPVSLPAAGLHLGVAAGALGSVAYGLSCPLDGFGHLAIYHVAPVMVTGLLGRLAVPRLLRW